In Amphiprion ocellaris isolate individual 3 ecotype Okinawa chromosome 3, ASM2253959v1, whole genome shotgun sequence, one genomic interval encodes:
- the LOC111587600 gene encoding potassium/sodium hyperpolarization-activated cyclic nucleotide-gated channel 4-like isoform X2: protein MERFQSSMRKRLYSLPQNIGQKPFVIDEGDNGDKDTKRKSIRLKHLSSPSPASSCKSIDEARSEDLDRDVTVRTNLNGDCRFFRGSISSITGRHPPESDVAEQRRLIPEADAGANESFSDVYGPGAQQPATGGLICAAGQPSLFDQSSFIKLEGTEQIIPEDDRLYQAGFMHRQFGAMLQPGVNKFSVRMLGSERAVEHERERVKSAGFWIIHPYSDFRFYWDLTMLLLMVGNLIIIPVGITFFKDEHTPPWIVFNVVSDTFFLLDLVLNFRTGIVKEDNTEIILDPHQIKVKYLKSWFVVDFVSSIPVDYIFLIVETRIDSDFYKTARALRIVRFTKILSLLRLLRLSRLIRYIHQWEEIFHMTYDLASAMVRIMNLIGMMLLLCHWDGCLQFLVPMLQDFPADCWVTRNKMVYKQVEQYMSFHKLPADMRQRIHDYYEHRYQGKMFDEESILEELNEPLREEIINFNCRKLVASMPLFANADPNFVTSMLTKLRFEVFQPGDYIIREGTIGKKMYFIQHGVVSVLTKSSKDTKLSDGSYFGEICLLTRGRRTASVRADNYCRLYSLSVDNFNEVLEEYPMMRRAFETVALDRLDRIGKRNSVLQHKVQHHQSSGTLNIHESEIIQRIVQHDRDMAQCTQLIQTSAAQNINAPAAPPSPTPVIWAPLVQAPLQAAAATTPLALALAHHSQLPPILFHHPLAAQTSGSGKDPASHPKRVHVGANTSSSCGSGPVSPAISAKLGSGVEIPTLMFSKPQHLSTVPMSPTLSSQPIFTSSLQPLAPLPTHQPLPHPPHSGIASVFPISQATVSYTCSAQLHSQPFHGAMTTPPLPLGLLQQGAPGRLAGRFPAPPASAISPLISSSVSPILSQLQQTSHAAMQQMGSGHERVGRTSSGLSLPHFPFITNTHSSSGFIQPVSAVGAGAAASLAQHSLAGLQSVFLPQVLPDHSALASLAQYGSAEASPCYTPPVHSPSIQSPARGRTVHRSELPSTKTSHSPLTPQTSCPARVACTLKERAESSVELFTQEIKTISGSHSSIHQERPLAMSGSSEGVTGALSPFSSPMAVNKPYTPIPGQATLVTRTHSGPEPQNQPVGVQPPPTRSPKMLENEHKQSKLPSNL from the exons atggaaagattCCAGTCTTCCATGCGCAAACGGCTGTACAGCTTGCCGCAAAACATTGGGCAAAAACCCTTTGTGATTGACGAAGGAGACAACGGCGACAAGGACACTAAGAGGAAAAGTATTCGGCTAAAACATTTGTCCTCTCCGTCTCCCGCCAGCAGTTGCAAGAGCATTGACGAGGCCAGGAGCGAAGATTTGGACAGGGACGTTACTGTGAGGACCAACTTGAACGGGGACTGTCGCTTTTTCAGGGGGAGCATCTCTTCCATCACCGGGCGGCATCCTCCGGAGTCGGATGTGGCGGAGCAGCGGCGCCTCATCCCCGAGGCTGACGCCGGAGCCAACGAGAGTTTCTCCGATGTGTACGGCCCCGGGGCCCAACAGCCGGCAACCGGTGGACTGATTTGCGCAGCCGGGCAACCGTCACTGTTTGACCAGTCAAGTTTCATCAAGTTGGAGGGCACCGAGCAGATCATCCCCGAAGATGACAGGCTGTACCAAGCCGGCTTCATGCACCGGCAGTTTGGAGCGATGCTCCAGCCGGGAGTCAACAAGTTCTCCGTGCGGATGTTGGGGAGTGAGAGGGCCGTGGAGCATGAGAGGGAGCGAGTAAAGTCTGCAGGCTTCTGGATAATCCACCCCTACAGTGATTTTAG GTTCTACTGGGATCTGActatgctgctgctgatggtggGAAACCTCATCATCATCCCTGTGGGCATCACCTTCTTCAAAGACGAGCACACGCCGCCCTGGATCGTCTTCAACGTGGTGTCGGACACCTTCTTCCTCCTGGACCTGGTCCTCAACTTCCGCACAGGCATCGTGAAGGAGGACAACACGGAAATCATCCTGGACCCGCATCAGATCAAAGTCAAGTACCTGAAGAGCTGGTTCGTGGTGGACTTCGTCTCCTCCATACCCGTGGACTACATCTTTCTTATCGTAGAGACACGCATCGACTCAGACTTTTACAAGACGGCCAGAGCCCTGAGGATCGTCCGATTCACAAAGATCCTCAGTCTGCTGCGGCTGCTGCGACTCTCCAGACTCATCCGCTACATCCACCAGTGGGAAGAG ATTTTCCACATGACGTATGACCTGGCCAGCGCCATGGTGCGAATCATGAACCTGATTGgtatgatgctgctgctgtgtcactGGGACGGATGTCTGCAGTTCCTGGTTCCGATGCTGCAAGACTTCCCTGCTGACTGCTGGGTTACCAGAAACAAGATGGTG TATAAACAAGTGGAGCAGTACATGTCCTTCCACAAGCTCCCTGCCGACATGCGCCAGAGGATCCACGACTACTACGAGCACCGTTATCAGGGCAAGATGTTTGATGAGGAGAGCATTTTGGAGGAGCTCAACGAACCGCTACGAGAG GAGATCATTAACTTTAACTGTCGTAAACTGGTGGCCTCCATGCCCTTGTTCGCCAACGCCGATCCTAACTTTGTCACGTCCATGCTGACCAAACTGCGCTTTGAGGTCTTCCAACCGGGCGACTACATCATCAGAGAAGGAACCATCGGcaagaaaatgtatttcatcCAGCACGGGGTCGTCAGTGTCCTGACCAAGAGCAGCAAAGACACCAAGCTGTCCGACGGCTCTTATTTTGGAG AAATCTGCCTGCTAACCCGGGGCAGAAGGACAGCCAGCGTGCGAGCTGATAACTACTGTCGGCTTTACTCTCTGTCGGTGGACAACTTCAACGAGGTGCTGGAGGAGTATCCCATGATGAGGAGGGCGTTTGAGACTGTGGCCCTGGACCGCCTGGACCGCATTG GGAAGAGGAACTCTGTTCTTCAGCATAAAGTCCAGCATCACCAAAGTTCTGGAACTCTAAATATTCATGAGAGTGAGATCATCCAAAGAATAGTGCAGCATGACCGTGACATGGCCCAGTGCACACAGCTGATCCAGACCAGCGCTGCACAAAATATAAAcgctcctgctgctcctccatcGCCCACCCCAGTCATCTGGGCCCCGCTGGTTCAGGCTCCgctccaggctgctgctgccaccacccCGCTGGCTCTGGCCTTGGCCCACCACTCTCAGCTGCCTCCCATCCTCTTCCACCATCCTCTGGCGGCACAAACCTCTGGCTCTGGGAAGGACCCCGCCAGCCATCCAAAGAGAGTACATGTTGGAGCGAACACCTCCAGTAGCTGTGGGTCGGGGCCCGTTTCTCCTGCCATCTCTGCCAAGCTCGGATCTGGGGTTGAGATTCCCACTCTGATGTTCTCCAAGCCACAGCATCTCTCTACGGTTCCCATGTCCCCCACGCTGTCGTCACAGCCCATCTTCACCAGCAGCCTGCAGCCCCTGGCCCCTCTGCCCACCCACCAGCCTCTGCCCCATCCTCCCCACTCTGGCATCGCCTCAGTGTTCCCCATCAGCCAGGCCACTGTCTCCTACACCTGCTCCGCTCAGCTCCACTCCCAGCCCTTCCACGGTGCTATGACCACCCCACCGCTTCCATTAGGTTTACTCCAACAGGGGGCGCCAGGGAGGCTAGCTGGGCGATTCCCAGCCCCCCCAGCCTCCGCCATAAGCCCTCTGATCTCCAGCTCAGTCAGTCCAATACTAagccagctgcagcagacctcTCACGCCGCCATGCAGCAGATGGGGTCCGGTCATGAAAGAGTCGGCAGGACATCCAGCGGTCTGAGCCTGCCACATTTCCCCTTCATCACCAACACTCACTCCTCCTCTGGGTTTATTCAGCCAGTGTCTGCAGTCGGAGCCGGGGCTGCAGCCTCTCTGGCCCAGCACAGCCTGGCAGGACTCCAGTCTGTTTTCCTTCCCCAGGTTCTCCCCGACCACTCGGCCCTTGCCTCCCTGGCCCAGTATGGGTCTGCAGAGGCCTCGCCTTGCTACACGCCTCCAGTCCACAGTCCGAGTATACAGAGCCCTGCGAGGGGAAGGACAGTTCACCGCAGTGAGCTCCCCAGCACCAAGACCTCTCACAGCCCTCTCACCCCTCAGACCTCATGCCCTGCCAGGGTGGCCTGTACCCTCAAAGAGAGGGCCGAGTCCTCGGTGGAGCTCTTTACCCAGGAAATAAAGACTATCTCAGGCTCTCACAGCTCTATACACCAGGAAAGGCCTTTGGCCATGAGCGGCTCCTCTGAAGGGGTAACTGGGGCGCTGAGCCCCTTCTCCTCCCCCATGGCTGTCAATAAACCCTACACCCCGATCCCCGGTCAAGCCACTCTTGTCACTCGGACACATTCAGGGCCTGAACCACAAAACCAGCCCGTTGGTGTTCAGCCTCCTCCCACTAGATCCCCTAAAATGCTAGAGAACGAACACAAACAGTCCAAACTTCCCTCCAACTTGTGA
- the LOC111587600 gene encoding potassium/sodium hyperpolarization-activated cyclic nucleotide-gated channel 3-like isoform X1, translating to MERFQSSMRKRLYSLPQNIGQKPFVIDEGDNGDKDTKRKSIRLKHLSSPSPASSCKSIDEARSEDLDRDVTVRTNLNGDCRFFRGSISSITGRHPPESDVAEQRRLIPEADAGANESFSDVYGPGAQQPATGGLICAAGQPSLFDQSSFIKLEGTEQIIPEDDRLYQAGFMHRQFGAMLQPGVNKFSVRMLGSERAVEHERERVKSAGFWIIHPYSDFRFYWDLTMLLLMVGNLIIIPVGITFFKDEHTPPWIVFNVVSDTFFLLDLVLNFRTGIVKEDNTEIILDPHQIKVKYLKSWFVVDFVSSIPVDYIFLIVETRIDSDFYKTARALRIVRFTKILSLLRLLRLSRLIRYIHQWEEIFHMTYDLASAMVRIMNLIGMMLLLCHWDGCLQFLVPMLQDFPADCWVTRNKMVNDTWGQQYSYALFKAMSHMLCIGYGLYPPIGMADVWLTILSMIVGATCFAMFVGHATALIQSLDSSRRQYQEKYKQVEQYMSFHKLPADMRQRIHDYYEHRYQGKMFDEESILEELNEPLREEIINFNCRKLVASMPLFANADPNFVTSMLTKLRFEVFQPGDYIIREGTIGKKMYFIQHGVVSVLTKSSKDTKLSDGSYFGEICLLTRGRRTASVRADNYCRLYSLSVDNFNEVLEEYPMMRRAFETVALDRLDRIGKRNSVLQHKVQHHQSSGTLNIHESEIIQRIVQHDRDMAQCTQLIQTSAAQNINAPAAPPSPTPVIWAPLVQAPLQAAAATTPLALALAHHSQLPPILFHHPLAAQTSGSGKDPASHPKRVHVGANTSSSCGSGPVSPAISAKLGSGVEIPTLMFSKPQHLSTVPMSPTLSSQPIFTSSLQPLAPLPTHQPLPHPPHSGIASVFPISQATVSYTCSAQLHSQPFHGAMTTPPLPLGLLQQGAPGRLAGRFPAPPASAISPLISSSVSPILSQLQQTSHAAMQQMGSGHERVGRTSSGLSLPHFPFITNTHSSSGFIQPVSAVGAGAAASLAQHSLAGLQSVFLPQVLPDHSALASLAQYGSAEASPCYTPPVHSPSIQSPARGRTVHRSELPSTKTSHSPLTPQTSCPARVACTLKERAESSVELFTQEIKTISGSHSSIHQERPLAMSGSSEGVTGALSPFSSPMAVNKPYTPIPGQATLVTRTHSGPEPQNQPVGVQPPPTRSPKMLENEHKQSKLPSNL from the exons atggaaagattCCAGTCTTCCATGCGCAAACGGCTGTACAGCTTGCCGCAAAACATTGGGCAAAAACCCTTTGTGATTGACGAAGGAGACAACGGCGACAAGGACACTAAGAGGAAAAGTATTCGGCTAAAACATTTGTCCTCTCCGTCTCCCGCCAGCAGTTGCAAGAGCATTGACGAGGCCAGGAGCGAAGATTTGGACAGGGACGTTACTGTGAGGACCAACTTGAACGGGGACTGTCGCTTTTTCAGGGGGAGCATCTCTTCCATCACCGGGCGGCATCCTCCGGAGTCGGATGTGGCGGAGCAGCGGCGCCTCATCCCCGAGGCTGACGCCGGAGCCAACGAGAGTTTCTCCGATGTGTACGGCCCCGGGGCCCAACAGCCGGCAACCGGTGGACTGATTTGCGCAGCCGGGCAACCGTCACTGTTTGACCAGTCAAGTTTCATCAAGTTGGAGGGCACCGAGCAGATCATCCCCGAAGATGACAGGCTGTACCAAGCCGGCTTCATGCACCGGCAGTTTGGAGCGATGCTCCAGCCGGGAGTCAACAAGTTCTCCGTGCGGATGTTGGGGAGTGAGAGGGCCGTGGAGCATGAGAGGGAGCGAGTAAAGTCTGCAGGCTTCTGGATAATCCACCCCTACAGTGATTTTAG GTTCTACTGGGATCTGActatgctgctgctgatggtggGAAACCTCATCATCATCCCTGTGGGCATCACCTTCTTCAAAGACGAGCACACGCCGCCCTGGATCGTCTTCAACGTGGTGTCGGACACCTTCTTCCTCCTGGACCTGGTCCTCAACTTCCGCACAGGCATCGTGAAGGAGGACAACACGGAAATCATCCTGGACCCGCATCAGATCAAAGTCAAGTACCTGAAGAGCTGGTTCGTGGTGGACTTCGTCTCCTCCATACCCGTGGACTACATCTTTCTTATCGTAGAGACACGCATCGACTCAGACTTTTACAAGACGGCCAGAGCCCTGAGGATCGTCCGATTCACAAAGATCCTCAGTCTGCTGCGGCTGCTGCGACTCTCCAGACTCATCCGCTACATCCACCAGTGGGAAGAG ATTTTCCACATGACGTATGACCTGGCCAGCGCCATGGTGCGAATCATGAACCTGATTGgtatgatgctgctgctgtgtcactGGGACGGATGTCTGCAGTTCCTGGTTCCGATGCTGCAAGACTTCCCTGCTGACTGCTGGGTTACCAGAAACAAGATGGTG AACGACACTTGGGGTCAGCAGTACTCCTATGCCCTGTTCAAGGCCATGAGTCACATGCTGTGCATCGGCTACGGCCTGTATCCCCCCATCGGCATGGCTGACGTGTGGCTCACGATCCTGAGTATGATCGTGGGCGCTACCTGCTTTGCGATGTTTGTGGGGCATGCGACTGCACTCATTCAGTCTCTGGACTCCTCTAGGAGGCAGTACCAGGAAAAG TATAAACAAGTGGAGCAGTACATGTCCTTCCACAAGCTCCCTGCCGACATGCGCCAGAGGATCCACGACTACTACGAGCACCGTTATCAGGGCAAGATGTTTGATGAGGAGAGCATTTTGGAGGAGCTCAACGAACCGCTACGAGAG GAGATCATTAACTTTAACTGTCGTAAACTGGTGGCCTCCATGCCCTTGTTCGCCAACGCCGATCCTAACTTTGTCACGTCCATGCTGACCAAACTGCGCTTTGAGGTCTTCCAACCGGGCGACTACATCATCAGAGAAGGAACCATCGGcaagaaaatgtatttcatcCAGCACGGGGTCGTCAGTGTCCTGACCAAGAGCAGCAAAGACACCAAGCTGTCCGACGGCTCTTATTTTGGAG AAATCTGCCTGCTAACCCGGGGCAGAAGGACAGCCAGCGTGCGAGCTGATAACTACTGTCGGCTTTACTCTCTGTCGGTGGACAACTTCAACGAGGTGCTGGAGGAGTATCCCATGATGAGGAGGGCGTTTGAGACTGTGGCCCTGGACCGCCTGGACCGCATTG GGAAGAGGAACTCTGTTCTTCAGCATAAAGTCCAGCATCACCAAAGTTCTGGAACTCTAAATATTCATGAGAGTGAGATCATCCAAAGAATAGTGCAGCATGACCGTGACATGGCCCAGTGCACACAGCTGATCCAGACCAGCGCTGCACAAAATATAAAcgctcctgctgctcctccatcGCCCACCCCAGTCATCTGGGCCCCGCTGGTTCAGGCTCCgctccaggctgctgctgccaccacccCGCTGGCTCTGGCCTTGGCCCACCACTCTCAGCTGCCTCCCATCCTCTTCCACCATCCTCTGGCGGCACAAACCTCTGGCTCTGGGAAGGACCCCGCCAGCCATCCAAAGAGAGTACATGTTGGAGCGAACACCTCCAGTAGCTGTGGGTCGGGGCCCGTTTCTCCTGCCATCTCTGCCAAGCTCGGATCTGGGGTTGAGATTCCCACTCTGATGTTCTCCAAGCCACAGCATCTCTCTACGGTTCCCATGTCCCCCACGCTGTCGTCACAGCCCATCTTCACCAGCAGCCTGCAGCCCCTGGCCCCTCTGCCCACCCACCAGCCTCTGCCCCATCCTCCCCACTCTGGCATCGCCTCAGTGTTCCCCATCAGCCAGGCCACTGTCTCCTACACCTGCTCCGCTCAGCTCCACTCCCAGCCCTTCCACGGTGCTATGACCACCCCACCGCTTCCATTAGGTTTACTCCAACAGGGGGCGCCAGGGAGGCTAGCTGGGCGATTCCCAGCCCCCCCAGCCTCCGCCATAAGCCCTCTGATCTCCAGCTCAGTCAGTCCAATACTAagccagctgcagcagacctcTCACGCCGCCATGCAGCAGATGGGGTCCGGTCATGAAAGAGTCGGCAGGACATCCAGCGGTCTGAGCCTGCCACATTTCCCCTTCATCACCAACACTCACTCCTCCTCTGGGTTTATTCAGCCAGTGTCTGCAGTCGGAGCCGGGGCTGCAGCCTCTCTGGCCCAGCACAGCCTGGCAGGACTCCAGTCTGTTTTCCTTCCCCAGGTTCTCCCCGACCACTCGGCCCTTGCCTCCCTGGCCCAGTATGGGTCTGCAGAGGCCTCGCCTTGCTACACGCCTCCAGTCCACAGTCCGAGTATACAGAGCCCTGCGAGGGGAAGGACAGTTCACCGCAGTGAGCTCCCCAGCACCAAGACCTCTCACAGCCCTCTCACCCCTCAGACCTCATGCCCTGCCAGGGTGGCCTGTACCCTCAAAGAGAGGGCCGAGTCCTCGGTGGAGCTCTTTACCCAGGAAATAAAGACTATCTCAGGCTCTCACAGCTCTATACACCAGGAAAGGCCTTTGGCCATGAGCGGCTCCTCTGAAGGGGTAACTGGGGCGCTGAGCCCCTTCTCCTCCCCCATGGCTGTCAATAAACCCTACACCCCGATCCCCGGTCAAGCCACTCTTGTCACTCGGACACATTCAGGGCCTGAACCACAAAACCAGCCCGTTGGTGTTCAGCCTCCTCCCACTAGATCCCCTAAAATGCTAGAGAACGAACACAAACAGTCCAAACTTCCCTCCAACTTGTGA
- the LOC111587600 gene encoding potassium/sodium hyperpolarization-activated cyclic nucleotide-gated channel 3-like isoform X3: MLLLMVGNLIIIPVGITFFKDEHTPPWIVFNVVSDTFFLLDLVLNFRTGIVKEDNTEIILDPHQIKVKYLKSWFVVDFVSSIPVDYIFLIVETRIDSDFYKTARALRIVRFTKILSLLRLLRLSRLIRYIHQWEEIFHMTYDLASAMVRIMNLIGMMLLLCHWDGCLQFLVPMLQDFPADCWVTRNKMVNDTWGQQYSYALFKAMSHMLCIGYGLYPPIGMADVWLTILSMIVGATCFAMFVGHATALIQSLDSSRRQYQEKYKQVEQYMSFHKLPADMRQRIHDYYEHRYQGKMFDEESILEELNEPLREEIINFNCRKLVASMPLFANADPNFVTSMLTKLRFEVFQPGDYIIREGTIGKKMYFIQHGVVSVLTKSSKDTKLSDGSYFGEICLLTRGRRTASVRADNYCRLYSLSVDNFNEVLEEYPMMRRAFETVALDRLDRIGKRNSVLQHKVQHHQSSGTLNIHESEIIQRIVQHDRDMAQCTQLIQTSAAQNINAPAAPPSPTPVIWAPLVQAPLQAAAATTPLALALAHHSQLPPILFHHPLAAQTSGSGKDPASHPKRVHVGANTSSSCGSGPVSPAISAKLGSGVEIPTLMFSKPQHLSTVPMSPTLSSQPIFTSSLQPLAPLPTHQPLPHPPHSGIASVFPISQATVSYTCSAQLHSQPFHGAMTTPPLPLGLLQQGAPGRLAGRFPAPPASAISPLISSSVSPILSQLQQTSHAAMQQMGSGHERVGRTSSGLSLPHFPFITNTHSSSGFIQPVSAVGAGAAASLAQHSLAGLQSVFLPQVLPDHSALASLAQYGSAEASPCYTPPVHSPSIQSPARGRTVHRSELPSTKTSHSPLTPQTSCPARVACTLKERAESSVELFTQEIKTISGSHSSIHQERPLAMSGSSEGVTGALSPFSSPMAVNKPYTPIPGQATLVTRTHSGPEPQNQPVGVQPPPTRSPKMLENEHKQSKLPSNL; encoded by the exons atgctgctgctgatggtggGAAACCTCATCATCATCCCTGTGGGCATCACCTTCTTCAAAGACGAGCACACGCCGCCCTGGATCGTCTTCAACGTGGTGTCGGACACCTTCTTCCTCCTGGACCTGGTCCTCAACTTCCGCACAGGCATCGTGAAGGAGGACAACACGGAAATCATCCTGGACCCGCATCAGATCAAAGTCAAGTACCTGAAGAGCTGGTTCGTGGTGGACTTCGTCTCCTCCATACCCGTGGACTACATCTTTCTTATCGTAGAGACACGCATCGACTCAGACTTTTACAAGACGGCCAGAGCCCTGAGGATCGTCCGATTCACAAAGATCCTCAGTCTGCTGCGGCTGCTGCGACTCTCCAGACTCATCCGCTACATCCACCAGTGGGAAGAG ATTTTCCACATGACGTATGACCTGGCCAGCGCCATGGTGCGAATCATGAACCTGATTGgtatgatgctgctgctgtgtcactGGGACGGATGTCTGCAGTTCCTGGTTCCGATGCTGCAAGACTTCCCTGCTGACTGCTGGGTTACCAGAAACAAGATGGTG AACGACACTTGGGGTCAGCAGTACTCCTATGCCCTGTTCAAGGCCATGAGTCACATGCTGTGCATCGGCTACGGCCTGTATCCCCCCATCGGCATGGCTGACGTGTGGCTCACGATCCTGAGTATGATCGTGGGCGCTACCTGCTTTGCGATGTTTGTGGGGCATGCGACTGCACTCATTCAGTCTCTGGACTCCTCTAGGAGGCAGTACCAGGAAAAG TATAAACAAGTGGAGCAGTACATGTCCTTCCACAAGCTCCCTGCCGACATGCGCCAGAGGATCCACGACTACTACGAGCACCGTTATCAGGGCAAGATGTTTGATGAGGAGAGCATTTTGGAGGAGCTCAACGAACCGCTACGAGAG GAGATCATTAACTTTAACTGTCGTAAACTGGTGGCCTCCATGCCCTTGTTCGCCAACGCCGATCCTAACTTTGTCACGTCCATGCTGACCAAACTGCGCTTTGAGGTCTTCCAACCGGGCGACTACATCATCAGAGAAGGAACCATCGGcaagaaaatgtatttcatcCAGCACGGGGTCGTCAGTGTCCTGACCAAGAGCAGCAAAGACACCAAGCTGTCCGACGGCTCTTATTTTGGAG AAATCTGCCTGCTAACCCGGGGCAGAAGGACAGCCAGCGTGCGAGCTGATAACTACTGTCGGCTTTACTCTCTGTCGGTGGACAACTTCAACGAGGTGCTGGAGGAGTATCCCATGATGAGGAGGGCGTTTGAGACTGTGGCCCTGGACCGCCTGGACCGCATTG GGAAGAGGAACTCTGTTCTTCAGCATAAAGTCCAGCATCACCAAAGTTCTGGAACTCTAAATATTCATGAGAGTGAGATCATCCAAAGAATAGTGCAGCATGACCGTGACATGGCCCAGTGCACACAGCTGATCCAGACCAGCGCTGCACAAAATATAAAcgctcctgctgctcctccatcGCCCACCCCAGTCATCTGGGCCCCGCTGGTTCAGGCTCCgctccaggctgctgctgccaccacccCGCTGGCTCTGGCCTTGGCCCACCACTCTCAGCTGCCTCCCATCCTCTTCCACCATCCTCTGGCGGCACAAACCTCTGGCTCTGGGAAGGACCCCGCCAGCCATCCAAAGAGAGTACATGTTGGAGCGAACACCTCCAGTAGCTGTGGGTCGGGGCCCGTTTCTCCTGCCATCTCTGCCAAGCTCGGATCTGGGGTTGAGATTCCCACTCTGATGTTCTCCAAGCCACAGCATCTCTCTACGGTTCCCATGTCCCCCACGCTGTCGTCACAGCCCATCTTCACCAGCAGCCTGCAGCCCCTGGCCCCTCTGCCCACCCACCAGCCTCTGCCCCATCCTCCCCACTCTGGCATCGCCTCAGTGTTCCCCATCAGCCAGGCCACTGTCTCCTACACCTGCTCCGCTCAGCTCCACTCCCAGCCCTTCCACGGTGCTATGACCACCCCACCGCTTCCATTAGGTTTACTCCAACAGGGGGCGCCAGGGAGGCTAGCTGGGCGATTCCCAGCCCCCCCAGCCTCCGCCATAAGCCCTCTGATCTCCAGCTCAGTCAGTCCAATACTAagccagctgcagcagacctcTCACGCCGCCATGCAGCAGATGGGGTCCGGTCATGAAAGAGTCGGCAGGACATCCAGCGGTCTGAGCCTGCCACATTTCCCCTTCATCACCAACACTCACTCCTCCTCTGGGTTTATTCAGCCAGTGTCTGCAGTCGGAGCCGGGGCTGCAGCCTCTCTGGCCCAGCACAGCCTGGCAGGACTCCAGTCTGTTTTCCTTCCCCAGGTTCTCCCCGACCACTCGGCCCTTGCCTCCCTGGCCCAGTATGGGTCTGCAGAGGCCTCGCCTTGCTACACGCCTCCAGTCCACAGTCCGAGTATACAGAGCCCTGCGAGGGGAAGGACAGTTCACCGCAGTGAGCTCCCCAGCACCAAGACCTCTCACAGCCCTCTCACCCCTCAGACCTCATGCCCTGCCAGGGTGGCCTGTACCCTCAAAGAGAGGGCCGAGTCCTCGGTGGAGCTCTTTACCCAGGAAATAAAGACTATCTCAGGCTCTCACAGCTCTATACACCAGGAAAGGCCTTTGGCCATGAGCGGCTCCTCTGAAGGGGTAACTGGGGCGCTGAGCCCCTTCTCCTCCCCCATGGCTGTCAATAAACCCTACACCCCGATCCCCGGTCAAGCCACTCTTGTCACTCGGACACATTCAGGGCCTGAACCACAAAACCAGCCCGTTGGTGTTCAGCCTCCTCCCACTAGATCCCCTAAAATGCTAGAGAACGAACACAAACAGTCCAAACTTCCCTCCAACTTGTGA